The Inediibacterium massiliense genome includes the window GTAAGAAGAACCTATATCCCAAAAAAGAACGGTAAGAAAAGACCTCTTGGAATACCATCTTTTGAAGATAAATTGTTGCAAGAAGTTATTAGACAAATCCTTGAAGCCATTTATGAGCCAATTTTCAATGATAAGTCTCATGGTTTTAGACCGAATAGAAGTTGTCATACTGCACTGTGTCAAATCAAAGATACAATGAGAGGAACAAGTTGGGTTATCGAGGGTGATATAACAGGGTGCTTTGATAATATCGACCACACAATCCTATTAAATATTTTATCTAAGAAGATTGGTGATGGGAGATTTATCGAGTTAATTAGAAGATTTTTGAAAGCAGGATATATTGAGTTTAAGCAAATGCATAACTCCATTTCTGGTTGCCCACAAGGTGGCATTATCAGTCCTATTTTATCTAACATCTATCTAAACGAGTTTGACAAATACATGGACGAGATTATCTCCAAAAACACCAAGGGCAAAAATAGAAAGCACAATCCCGAATACGAGAGATTGCGTGGAAAAAGATATACTGCAATGAGGAATAACAACCTTGAAGAAGTCAAACGATTGACAAGCATATTGCAAAGTATCCCCACCACCGACCCAATGGATAGCAATTTTACAAGAGTGCGTTATGTGCGTTATGCTGACGATTTTGTAATTGCCGTCATTGGTAGTAAGGAAATGGCGAAAGGCATAAGGGAGGATGTTGCAAAGTTCCTAAAAGACAACTTAAACCTTGAACTAAATGAGGACAAGACCCTCATTACAAATCTTGCAACGGAAAAAGCCAATTTCTTAGGCTATGAATTTATGAAAGCACACAACAACACAAAAATGGTTAAGGATAAAAAGGGCAACAAAAAGCGTTCTATTAATGGTCAAATTCAACTATTAGTACCCCATAAGGTTATCAATCAGAAAATCAAGGACTTTACGAGCAATGGAGAATCAAGTGTTTTCAAACCAAGATTAAAATTGCCTGTTCTTGATATTATCAGTGAATACAATGCTGAAATCAGAGGGTTATACAATTATTATTGCTTAGCTCACAATGTTAGCAAAAGGCTGTACAAGTTTAAATATTATCACTATTTTAGTATGCTCCACACAATCGCAAGAAAAGAAAATATATCTGTTAAAAAGGTTATCAAAAAGTATGGTATTGATGTGCCAATAAAAGATGGCACAGGAACTCGCCGAGTAGTGGGTATGAAATATCGGACCAAGAAAGGCGAAAAAGTAATGACATACTTTAATGACAGTATTGTTAGAAAAGATTTTGCTGAAAAAATAGTGCTTGATAGCTTTGGTTATGGTGTGCCTTTTCGTGCACAACTGATAACGAGATTAAATGCAAATCAATGCGAATTGTGTGGCAGTGACGAAAATGTGGAAGTTCATCATGTAAGAAAACTAAAGGATATTAAAGACAAGTATAAAAAACGTGGCACACGCATTCCAAACTGGAGTTTGGTTATGTCACAGATGAATAGAAAAACCTTAATCGTCTGTAAAAACTGCCACTGGAATATCCATAGAGGCAACTGATTTAGAAACAATTGGAGAGCCGTATACATTGAAAGGTGTACGTACGGTTCGGAGGGGGGCAGACAAAAACCTACCATAGAAATATGGCAAGGCGTTGGTTGCCTACCCTACAACAAGTCAAACATTACTTACAGCGTAGAATATTTCTTTGAATAATGGAGGCT containing:
- the ltrA gene encoding group II intron reverse transcriptase/maturase, yielding MQNANTILSILNQKSNTDEHYVFQRIYRLLYNKEFYVNAYAKIYSKEGNMTEGVDGKTIDGFKYEIIDNLIEKLKTEQYYPKPVRRTYIPKKNGKKRPLGIPSFEDKLLQEVIRQILEAIYEPIFNDKSHGFRPNRSCHTALCQIKDTMRGTSWVIEGDITGCFDNIDHTILLNILSKKIGDGRFIELIRRFLKAGYIEFKQMHNSISGCPQGGIISPILSNIYLNEFDKYMDEIISKNTKGKNRKHNPEYERLRGKRYTAMRNNNLEEVKRLTSILQSIPTTDPMDSNFTRVRYVRYADDFVIAVIGSKEMAKGIREDVAKFLKDNLNLELNEDKTLITNLATEKANFLGYEFMKAHNNTKMVKDKKGNKKRSINGQIQLLVPHKVINQKIKDFTSNGESSVFKPRLKLPVLDIISEYNAEIRGLYNYYCLAHNVSKRLYKFKYYHYFSMLHTIARKENISVKKVIKKYGIDVPIKDGTGTRRVVGMKYRTKKGEKVMTYFNDSIVRKDFAEKIVLDSFGYGVPFRAQLITRLNANQCELCGSDENVEVHHVRKLKDIKDKYKKRGTRIPNWSLVMSQMNRKTLIVCKNCHWNIHRGN